GCGAGCGTAAAATTGGTCTCGTCGCTGCCATAATCGATGTCGGCGGCGTGAGCGTGGAGCCGCGCAAACGCCGAGCCGCCGCCCAGGCTGCCCGAATCGACGCGGGGGCGGGCGTCGAAGGCGAACAGGCGGGCGCGGTCACCGGACTTCAGCGCGACGAACGCCGCCAGCAGCGCCGCCGAGACCGCGCGGTCAACGCGCGGCACGCCGTCGACCGGCTCCGCCATCGATCGTCCGCAATCGACGGCGAGGACGATGGGGTTGTCGCGCTCCGTGCGGTATTCGCGGGCGAGCAGCGAGAGGTGGCGGGCAGACGCCTTCCAGTCGATCGTGCGGCGGGCCATGCCCGGCTGGAAGCCGGTTAGCGCCTGGAACTCCTGACCCTCGCCCGCCTCGACGCGCATCCGCTGACCGAATTGCGGCGCGGTGAGGTGCTGGCGCATCGCCGCTTCGCGTACGCCGGCGATGTCGGGGGTGACGCGGACCGCGATGTCGGCGGTGCGCGCGCGCTGCCATGCGCCAAGGCCCAGCGGACCGCGTGCGCGTGCCCAGAGCCGGCCGATCCGCGCGGTACCGCGGCGGACGGCGCGGTAGCACAGGGGGCTCTCCTCGACGAGCGGGTCGCTGACGTCGGCGGCGAAGTCGAGCTTGGCGCCGGCGATCTGCGGGCGGATTTGCACTTCGGTGCCGACGGGCACGGCGCCGGGCACCGCCACCTCCAGCGGACCGCGCACGCCCGAGGCGAGCATGCCGTCGATCAGCACCATCAGCGCGACGCCCAGCGCCCACAGCACCGCGATCGCCCAGCCGCCCGGCGCGACGACGCCGAGCGCCAGCGCGGCGGGCGCCGCGACCAGCGCCAGCATCGCCGCACGGGGCGTGGGCACGATCAACGCGGCGCCTCGACGCTCTCGATCAGCTCGGCGACGACCTGATCGACGCGGCGGCCGTCGATCTCGGCGGCGGGGGACAGGATCAGGCGGTGGCGAAGCAGGGGGGCGGCGAGCGCCTTGACGTCGTCGGGGATGACATAGTCGCGCCCGTCGAGCGCCGCGGCGGCGCGCGCGGCACTGGCGAGCGCGGAGGCAGCGCGGGGGCTGGCGCCGCTTGCCAGGTCGCCATGCGCGCGGGTCGCGCGGACCAGCGCGACGACATAGTCGATGATCGGCTCGACCAGCCCGACACCCCGCACCGTCTCGATCGCGGCGGCCAGCGCGGCGGCGTCGGCGACCTGGGCCACGCCCTGTTCGGCGGCGCGCGGCACGCCGCCCGCGGCGCCGTACTGCCCGACGATCGCCCGCTCGGCGGCTTCGCTCGGATAATCGATATCGATCTTGAACAGGAAGCGGTCGAGCTGCGCCTCCGGCAGCGGATAGACGCCCTGCTGCTCGATCGGGTTCTGCGTCGCGA
This is a stretch of genomic DNA from Sphingomonas sp. Y38-1Y. It encodes these proteins:
- a CDS encoding DUF58 domain-containing protein produces the protein MPTPRAAMLALVAAPAALALGVVAPGGWAIAVLWALGVALMVLIDGMLASGVRGPLEVAVPGAVPVGTEVQIRPQIAGAKLDFAADVSDPLVEESPLCYRAVRRGTARIGRLWARARGPLGLGAWQRARTADIAVRVTPDIAGVREAAMRQHLTAPQFGQRMRVEAGEGQEFQALTGFQPGMARRTIDWKASARHLSLLAREYRTERDNPIVLAVDCGRSMAEPVDGVPRVDRAVSAALLAAFVALKSGDRARLFAFDARPRVDSGSLGGGSAFARLHAHAADIDYGSDETNFTLALTLLDQRLDRRSLIVLFTEFPDPTAAELMLAAAGRLLRRHRLLFMLFHDTELMQFADARPASADDVTRANVAHGLLRERRIVVERLKRQGIDVIEAAPDAAPLALVERYLSLRERP
- a CDS encoding MoxR family ATPase, giving the protein MTLDEVAALGRAIDGEVAKAVVDQSPTVRLLLVALLSGGHVLLEGPPGTAKTLLAQSFARTLGLDFGRIQFTPDLMPGDIVGANLFNFQTSAFALTKGPVFCELLLADEINRTPPKTQAALLEAMQERAITLDGRTERLSDRFTVVATQNPIEQQGVYPLPEAQLDRFLFKIDIDYPSEAAERAIVGQYGAAGGVPRAAEQGVAQVADAAALAAAIETVRGVGLVEPIIDYVVALVRATRAHGDLASGASPRAASALASAARAAAALDGRDYVIPDDVKALAAPLLRHRLILSPAAEIDGRRVDQVVAELIESVEAPR